The proteins below are encoded in one region of Brassica napus cultivar Da-Ae chromosome A6, Da-Ae, whole genome shotgun sequence:
- the LOC106349906 gene encoding E3 ubiquitin-protein ligase RNF181-like, with the protein MLIHETQIIPRIDNYPEPDDVGIIRVTARLFGQDDNSTFTVLSLARDFIANDECKSKEDLNYFLLEAGINEDVISDAIIVYVDEVTCPASIEYSPGCALKVRLDLIPDYLDDDDDTEIQEAAQVSFDETSSIWFRPASKLVVKSLTRKIYNKKIKKEKKKMVSLEECRICLQDFNNGGMVVTLSCGHEFDDECIVKWFETSHVCPLCRLELPCQDEL; encoded by the exons ATGCTTAT TCATGAAACACAGATTATCCCACGAATAGATAACTACCCTGAACCAGACGATGTGGGCATAATCAGAGTCACGGCAAGGCTCTTTGGCCAAGATGATAACTCGACGTTCACGGTTCTGTCGCTTGCAAGAGACTTCATCGCGAACGACGAGTGTAAAAGCAAAGAAGACTTGAACTACTTCTTGTTGGAAGCCGGAATCAATGAAGATGTTATCAGTGATGCGATAATTGTTTATGTTGATGAGGTAACTTGCCCTGCAAGTATCGAGTACTCTCCTGGATGTGCTTTGAAAGTTCGGTTGGATCTTATTCCTGATTAtctcgatgatgatgatgacactGAGATTCAAGAAGCTGCTCAAGTCTCGTTTGATGAGACTAGCAGTATCTGGTTTCGACCAGCTAGCAAGCTCGTTGTCAAGTCGCTAACCAGAAAAATATACAACAAGAAgattaaaaaggaaaagaagaagatggttaGCTTGGAAGAGTGCAGGATCTGTTTGCAAGACTTTAACAATGGAGGAATGGTTGTGACTTTATCATGTGGACATGAGTTTGACGATGAGTGTATCGTAAAGTGGTTTGAGACCAGTCATGTTTGTCCGTTGTGTCGTCTCGAGTTGCCATGTCAA
- the LOC106349907 gene encoding RING-H2 finger protein ATL79-like: protein MKHKLSHEIDNYPESDDAGTLRVTAKIFGQDDNSTFTTLSLAKDFLDDENEECKSKEDLNYFLLEAGITEDVIYNAILELIVYVDEVTCPESIEYSPGCALKVQLDLVPDHLDDDDDDSEIQEAAQVSFDDTSNIRFRPASKLVVKSLPRKVYKKKNENKKMVSLEECRICLQEFSNGGMVVTLSCGHEFDDECIVKWFETSHVCPLCRLELPCQDDEL, encoded by the coding sequence ATGAAACACAAACTATCCCACGAAATCGATAACTACCCTGAATCAGACGATGCGGGCACACTCAGAGTCACGGCTAAGATCTTTGGCCAAGATGATAACTCGACATTCACGACTCTGTCCCTTGCCAAAGACTTCTTAGATGATGAGAACGAAGAGTGTAAAAGCAAAGAAGACTTGAACTACTTCTTGTTGGAAGCCGGAATCACCGAAGATGTTATCTATAATGCGATATTGGAGCTAATTGTTTATGTTGATGAGGTAACATGCCCTGAAAGTATCGAGTACTCTCCTGGCTGTGCTTTGAAAGTTCAGTTGGATCTTGTTCCTGATCAtctcgatgatgatgatgatgactctGAGATTCAAGAAGCTGCTCAAGTCTCGTTTGATGATACTAGCAATATCCGGTTTCGACCAGCTAGCAAGCTCGTGGTCAAGTCGCTACCCAGGAAAGTatacaagaagaagaacgagAACAAGAAGATGGTTAGCTTGGAAGAGTGCAGGATTTGTTTGCAAGAGTTTAGCAATGGAGGAATGGTTGTGACTTTATCATGTGGACATGAGTTTGACGATGAGTGTATCGTAAAGTGGTTTGAGACCAGTCATGTTTGTCCATTGTGTCGTCTCGAGTTACCTTGTCAAGATGATGAACTATAG